The following are encoded together in the Fusarium keratoplasticum isolate Fu6.1 chromosome 1, whole genome shotgun sequence genome:
- a CDS encoding Zn(2)-C6 fungal-type domain-containing protein has product MFGTWKYDPETDEVQSVRNGFDPVTARSSSHQACDRCHEKKLRCSGDKNGCERCRNNNLRCEYTRSGSKSSRRGKSSRKSAEGDSPSSSSSKRGGSSSKRSGKHHSGSSRAAASAEEGDGVLGQFDFSTLGPEDGFDLSMLSSGADHGAGYATAGPSAGQYAQNFDGSYQQWDPAAYAAAYGQQGYSGEDWGQYDQGDYAQDPRYYQGH; this is encoded by the exons ATGTTTGGAACTTGGAAGTACGATCCTGAGACCGACGAGGTCCAGAGTGTCCGGAACGGCTTCGACCCCGTCACGGCCCGCTCCAGTTCCCACCAGGCCTGCGATAGATGTCATGAGAAAAAG CTCCGTTGCAGTGGAGACAAGAACGGCTGCGAAAGATGCCGCAACAACAACCTTCGCTGCGAATATACTCGCTCCGGTTCCAAGTCATCACGCCGGGGGAAGAGCAGCCGCAAGTCTGCAGAGGGTGACAGTCCTtcaagctccagctccaagcgAGGAGGCAGCTCATCAAAGCGGTCAGGGAAGCACCACAGCGGTTCTTCCCGAGCTGCAGCTTCAGCCGAGGAGGGTGACGGAGTGCTGGGTCAATTCGACTTCTCCACGCTCGGCCCCGAGGACGGCTTCGATCTGAGCATGCTGTCATCCGGGGCCGACCACGGAGCGGGCTACGCCACGGCTGGGCCCTCGGCGGGTCAGTATGCACAGAACTTTGACGGGAGCTACCAGCAGTGGGATCCGGCAGCCTATGCCGCAGCATACGGGCAGCAGGGCTACTCGGGCGAGGACTGGGGTCAGTACGACCAGGGCGACTATGCCCAAGACCCCCGGTACTACCAAGGGCACTAG
- a CDS encoding XPA-C domain-containing protein, giving the protein MGRPSTPPRSTKPAPAVSPPTPEVTKRIEESRLRAKAIRDQREAELRASGNAPEIPKSSGGFVPTEDVHISKTANGKRPYSSISAGDSSKGTNRDGRNKGDEEALRPARKFTKFVDYNMSAMTDTKGGFLTTEDDPHNYALGGKKPGQADDEQRPKHMSVQEWERLQVIRNLKRLKAGPFEPGLSVLDDEEKRKRCQDCKSLEIDFVWEEVFHICVCNKCKEKYPEKYSLLTKTECKEDYLLTDPELRDPELLPHLSKPNPHKSHWHDMMLFLRCQVEEYAIKTKWGSAEALDAEYERRETQKKARKEAKFKEKLMDLKRKTRTDAFRRQAGTLSKSGASKFGDAIGGGKHVHEWGRTVENEDGMTVKTCVECGMEVEELEF; this is encoded by the exons ATGGGGCGTCCATCCACTCCACCCCGATCGACAAAGCCTGCACCGGCCGTCTCGCCGCCCACGCCTGAAGTCACAAAGCGAATA GAAGAAAGCCGACTCCGTGCAAAGGCGATCCGAGACCAGCGAGAGGCAGAACTGCGAGCATCCGGCAATGCGCCCGAAATACCGAAAAGCTCTGGTGGCTTCGTTCCAACAGAGGATGTCCACATTTCGAAAACTGCCAACGGAAAACGGCCATACAGCTCGATATCAGCGGGCGattcttctaagggaacgAATCGCGATGGACGGAAcaagggcgacgaggaggcgtTACGGCCAGCACGCAAGTTCACCAAGTTTGTCGATTACAACATGAGCGCCATGACGGACACGAAAGGTGGTTTCTTGACGACCGAAGACGACCCTCACAATTATGCCCTTGGTGGCAAGAAGCCAGGGCAGGCAGATGACGAGCAACGGCCGAAGCACATGAGCGTTCAAGAATGGGAGAGGCTACAGGTAATTCGCAACCTAAAGAGGCTCAAGGCAGGGCCTTTTGAGCCCGGATTGAGCGttcttgatgacgaggagaaaCGAAAGAGGTGCCAGGATTGCAAGAGCTTGGAGATTGACTTTGTGTGGGAAGAGGTGTTTCACATCTGCGTCTGCAACAAGTGCAAGGAAAAGTATCCAGAAAAGTACTCGTTGTTGACGAAGACGGAGTGCAAGGAGGACTATCTTCTTACAGATC CCGAGCTACGAGATCCCGAATTACTACCTCATCTTTCCAAGCCAAACCCCCACAAGTCACATTGGCACGACATGATGCTCTTCCTCCGGTGTCAAGTAGAAGAGTACGCTATCAAAACCAAATGGGGTTCCGCAGAGGCCTTAGATGCCGAGTATGAGCGGCGTGAGACGCAAAAGAAGGCCcgcaaggaggccaagttcaaggagaagctgatGGATCTCAAGCGCAAGACGCGGACAGATGCGTTCCGCAGACAGGCTGGCACACTGAGCAAGTCAGGGGCGAGCAAGTTTGGAGATGCGATAGGGGGTGGCAAGCATGTTCACGAGTGGGGGAGAACGGTGGAGAATGAGGATGGGATGACGGTCAAGACGTGTGTTGAATGTGGAATGGAGGTGGAAGAGTTGGAGTTTTAG
- a CDS encoding MutL-C domain-containing protein encodes MTIRQLPQDVVDKIKSSVNITSLNGVACGLLANSLDAGAFKVNISIDYGRGNCTVEDDGSGIPPDEFKDAGGLGKLHHTSKFPSRSSIHGKHGNFLASLATLSLLSITSHHQSRISHNSITIHNSKVLARHLPSPPELRLASFDHGTRVTVRDLFGSMPVRVKQRASLIERPALDKEWSKLVREVLAMLLAWPSGVHVSIKNTAAQRELRFRPSDKTDIVYKTSRLLMQASLADSSDVDCWVPISASCGPVSVKGCICTNPVATRRSQFISLGIHPIMNEFGTDVLYEEINRVFSNSSFGVIDGDENKRPEDSPKLEGFSSKELRSRKAIERWPMFYLKITVPDFDDVDGSDRLESQGQTLSAILDLLKATCYGYLKKHHFRPRKVRLSPDDSVFSTSRTLSKSRKSSKRQSASSSSSSRAGSATPVSRDAFGPRADSPFHGWHRVKIGTGAAGSTDSKVNDIQSKLPEQTLARPLIGEGGKLLRKPFDEPSPEPEEIPTSKATNTTTETGPRSSVDGDTTTSATRPRKRSKWLQEVIDSWENPVFENVQPSIPSIDDTKPPPAPGLSHSCGRSGHANIIFDAGSMSLSSRISRQALTEATVISQVDRKFILVKLPLKNAAPGKQSSALVMLDQHAVDERCRLEDLMADYFVRHESTKQVLPATEPLERPLVFEIPLQEHSLLDQNRDRFAAWGIVYQTPTPRSPSQPKKVIVTALPPSIMERCRLEPRLLIDLLRTEIWRSVDEGVPLSQPPDSNRDKSWVSRFHGCPRGILEMLHSRACRSAIMFNDVLSVEECEQLIFRLSRCVFPFQCAHGRPSMAPLVDLGAGAKFGGWQEREKQAKVRWKSWIEEL; translated from the exons ATGACCATCCGACAGCTTCCTCAGGATgtcgtcgacaagatcaagtcaTCGGTCAACATCACCTCCCTGAACGGGGTTGCCTGTGGTCTTCTCGCCAACTCGCTGGATGCGGGTGCcttcaaggtcaacatcTCGATCGACTACGGCCGGGGAAATTGCACTGTTGAAGACGACGGTTCGGGGATTCCTCCTGATGAGTTTAAAGATGCGGGGGGACTAGGGAAGCTCCACC ACACATCCAAGTTCCCTTCTCGGTCTTCTATCCATGGGAAACATGGCAATTTCCTGGCGTCACTGGCCACACTGTCATTGCTATCCATCACCTCCCACCATCAGAGCCGTATCTCGCacaactccatcaccatTCACAACTCTAAGGTCCTGGCCAGGCATCTTCCGTCACCCCCTGAGTTGAGGCTTGCTAGCTTTGACCATGGAACCCGTGTCACAGTCCGAGACCTCTTTGGGTCTATGCCCGTTAGAGTCAAGCAAAGAGCTTCCTTGATCGAAAGACCTGCTCTCGACAAGGAATGGTCAAAGCTTGTTCGAGAagtcttggccatgttgctGGCTTGGCCATCGGGTGTCCATGTGTCGATCAAAAATACAGCCGCGCAACGTGAACTTCGGTTTCGCCCATCAGACAAGACGGACATCGTGTACAAAACCTCAAGGCTACTTATGCAAGCTTCTCTGGCTGACTCAAGTGATGTCGACTGTTGGGTCCCTATCTCAGCATCATGCGGACCAGTCTCGGTCAAGGGCTGCATCTGTACAAATCCTGTTGCAACACGGCGGTCTCAGTTTATCAGTCTGGGCATTCACCCAATCATGAACGAATTTGGCACGGACGTTTTGTATGAAGAGATTAACAGGGTCTTCAGCAACTCCAGCTTTGGCGTCATTGATGGTGACGAGAACAAGAGACCTGAGGACTCGCCGAAGCTTGAAGGTTTCTCAAGCAAAGAGCTGCGAAGTCGAAAAGCTATCGAGCGATGGCCAATGTTTTACTTGAAAATCACTGTCCCGGATttcgatgatgttgatggctcTGATCGGCTCGAGAGTCAAGGCCAGACGTTATCAGCGATTCTGGATCTTTTAAAGGCGACCTGTTATGGTTACTTAAAAAAGCACCACTTTCGACCTCGAAAAGTCCGACTTTCCCCTGATGACTCAGTATTTTCGACATCAAGGACACTCAGTAAATCGAGGAAATCGTCTAAGAGGCAGTCGGCCTCGTCTTCGAGTAGTTCAAGAGCCGGCTCCGCCACCCCTGTGTCTAGAGATGCTTTTGGGCCGAGAGCAGATAGCCCATTtcatggatggcatcgtGTCAAAATCGGAACGGGCGCGGCGGGTAGTACTGACTCGAAGGTGAATGACATTCAATCGAAGTTGCCAGAGCAGACTCTTGCCCGTCCGCTCATTGGTGAAGGTGGGAAACTGTTGCGCAAGCCTTTCGACGAACCCTCGCCCGAGCCTGAAGAGATTCCAACCTCCAAAGCTACAAATACCACTACAGAAACTGGGCCCCGGTCTAGTGTAGATGGGGATACGACTACTTCGGCTACACGGCCCCGAAAACGAAGCAAGTGGCTACAAGAGGTTATCGACTCGTGGGAGAACCCCGTGTTTGAGAACGTCCAGCCCTCAATACCATCAATTGATGACACAAAACCCCCCCCTGCGCCTGGACTATCACATAGCTGTGGGAGGAGCGGCCATGCAAATATCATATTTGACGCCGGATCCATGAGCCTCAGCAGCCGAATCTCACGCCAAGCGCTCACAGAAGCCACCGTGATCTCGCAGGTCGATCGCAAATTCATACTTGTCAAACTTCCCCTGAAGAATGCCGCGCCTGGCAAGCAGAGCTCTGCTCTTGTCATGCTAGATCAGCACGCTGTTGATGAGAGATGTCGCCTTGAAGACCTCATGGCAGATTATTTTGTTCGACACGAATCGACAAAACAAGTCTTGCCCGCTACTGAACCCCTTGAGCGTCCCCTTGTGTTTGAAATACCACTCCAGGAGCATTCCCTTCTGGACCAGAATCGAGACCGCTTTGCTGCTTGGGGAATCGTGTACCAAACTCCCACCCCGAGATCCCCCTCACAGCCAAAGAAAGTCATCGTCACAGCCCTTCCGCCAAGCATCATGGAGCGTTGTCGCCTTGAGCCCCGTCTCCTGATAGATCTTCTCCGCACCGAGATATGGCGCAGCGTCGATGAAGGTGTCCCCCTTTCGCAGCCACCGGACTCAAACCGTGACAAGTCGTGGGTCTCACGGTTCCACGGCTGTCCAAGAGGTATCCTGGAGATGCTGCACTCCAGGGCTTGCAGAA GCGCAATCATGTTCAACGACGTCCTCAGCGTTGAGGAGTGCGAACAGCTCATATTTCGTCTCTCGCGTTGCGTCTTCCCCTTTCAATGCGCCCATGGCCGGCCGAGCATGGCGCCGTTGGTTGAtctcggagctggagccaaGTTTGGTGGGTGgcaggagagggagaagcaggCTAAAGTACGATGGAAGAGCTGGATTGAGGAGTTATAA